Proteins encoded in a region of the Paenibacillus wynnii genome:
- the argJ gene encoding bifunctional ornithine acetyltransferase/N-acetylglutamate synthase produces the protein MSEHLFTVVEGGSITTPKGFKSGGLHCGLKKTERNDLAVIVCDVPATAAAVYTMNVFQAAPLKVTRESLANGILQAVVVNSGNANACTGEQGESDAYEMRAATARHLGIDENNVGVASTGVIGELLKMNCVRTGIAELPEKLNDGAVGAEEFCQAILTTDLVKKECCVKVLIGGVEVTIAGAAKGSGMIHPNMATMLGFMTTDADIHQEDLHSLLREATDVTFNMITVDGDTSTNDMLITMASGFAGNDTLNRLHPDWDAFAAAFTYVCQTLAKSIARDGEGAAHLIEVIVQGAVNEHAARAIAKTVVGSSLVKSAVFGADANWGRIIAAVGRAGVPVSPERVDISLGSIKVLTQSMPVAFDEEEALAYLQGDTVLITVILQDGDGSATAWGCDLTYDYVRINAAYRT, from the coding sequence ATGAGCGAGCACTTATTCACCGTCGTTGAAGGCGGGAGCATTACTACACCTAAAGGTTTTAAATCGGGGGGGCTGCACTGCGGTCTGAAAAAAACCGAGCGTAACGATCTCGCAGTCATTGTGTGTGATGTTCCGGCTACGGCTGCAGCAGTGTATACAATGAATGTATTCCAGGCGGCGCCGCTTAAAGTGACTCGTGAGAGTCTGGCGAATGGCATACTGCAGGCTGTGGTGGTCAACAGCGGCAACGCCAATGCTTGTACCGGTGAACAGGGTGAATCGGATGCTTATGAAATGCGCGCTGCTACAGCACGTCATCTAGGCATAGATGAGAATAATGTGGGAGTAGCCTCCACTGGCGTTATTGGTGAGCTTTTGAAAATGAACTGCGTTCGGACGGGAATCGCTGAGTTACCGGAGAAGCTGAATGACGGAGCAGTCGGTGCGGAGGAGTTCTGCCAAGCGATTTTGACAACGGATCTGGTGAAAAAAGAATGCTGCGTTAAGGTTCTGATAGGCGGAGTTGAAGTTACAATCGCAGGAGCGGCTAAAGGCTCGGGGATGATTCATCCCAATATGGCGACTATGCTGGGTTTTATGACTACAGATGCTGACATTCATCAGGAAGATCTGCACAGTCTGCTGCGTGAGGCGACCGATGTCACTTTTAATATGATTACAGTGGATGGCGATACGAGCACTAACGATATGTTGATCACGATGGCAAGCGGTTTTGCCGGAAATGACACACTGAATAGACTCCACCCGGATTGGGATGCTTTTGCTGCTGCATTCACTTATGTGTGCCAGACTCTTGCCAAATCAATCGCCCGTGATGGCGAGGGTGCCGCTCATTTGATCGAAGTGATTGTCCAAGGAGCGGTGAACGAGCATGCTGCGCGTGCGATCGCGAAGACGGTGGTAGGCTCCAGTCTGGTGAAATCTGCGGTATTCGGTGCGGATGCGAACTGGGGACGAATTATTGCGGCGGTAGGCCGTGCAGGTGTTCCGGTATCTCCGGAACGGGTGGATATTTCACTTGGGAGTATCAAGGTGCTGACACAGTCGATGCCGGTTGCTTTTGATGAAGAAGAGGCTTTGGCCTACTTGCAAGGAGATACGGTGCTTATTACGGTAATTCTGCAGGACGGAGACGGTTCCGCAACAGCGTGGGGCTGCGACCTTACTTACGACTATGTGCGCATTAATGCGGCTTATCGTACCTAA
- the argB gene encoding acetylglutamate kinase: MTQSGTLNPNKKEDFKGLFVMKCGGSTLAALPDSFFEDLRELQETGFQPVIVHGGGPAISDNLAKLGIESRFVNGLRVTTEEVLDVVEMTLAGSINKAIVRRIQGSGGQALGLSGEDGNLILARPVANSAEVGLVGEVTGVKAEIVTGILSMGYIPVIAPIGVDAEGQRYNINADTAAGAVASYVNSPKMIVVTDVPGIMSTVEGKKIVLPSVTVQDIEDLIESGEIYGGMIPKVRAAMDCIQGSVSEVVIVDGKEPRVLSRVLQGEELGTRIIRSN, encoded by the coding sequence ATGACACAGAGCGGAACTCTTAATCCTAATAAAAAAGAAGACTTTAAAGGTTTGTTCGTCATGAAATGTGGGGGCAGTACATTGGCGGCGCTCCCGGATTCATTTTTTGAGGATCTGCGGGAGTTGCAGGAGACGGGGTTTCAGCCTGTCATCGTCCACGGGGGCGGTCCTGCCATATCAGATAACCTAGCCAAGCTGGGCATTGAGAGCCGCTTCGTAAATGGCCTGCGGGTGACGACCGAGGAAGTGCTGGATGTAGTAGAGATGACGCTTGCCGGAAGTATTAACAAAGCCATTGTGCGGCGTATCCAAGGCAGTGGGGGGCAGGCCCTTGGCTTGTCAGGTGAAGATGGGAACTTGATCCTAGCACGTCCTGTGGCCAATAGCGCCGAGGTAGGTCTTGTCGGGGAGGTAACGGGGGTAAAGGCTGAGATTGTGACAGGTATCCTGTCTATGGGATATATTCCTGTAATTGCACCCATTGGTGTCGATGCTGAGGGCCAGCGCTATAACATTAATGCAGATACAGCGGCTGGAGCTGTGGCCTCCTATGTGAACTCACCCAAAATGATTGTAGTCACGGATGTTCCGGGAATTATGAGTACAGTAGAGGGTAAGAAGATTGTTCTTCCCTCTGTGACTGTTCAGGATATAGAGGACTTGATTGAGAGCGGAGAGATTTACGGGGGCATGATCCCTAAAGTGCGTGCCGCTATGGATTGTATACAAGGCAGTGTGTCGGAGGTAGTCATCGTAGATGGTAAAGAACCTAGAGTGCTTAGCCGGGTGCTGCAAGGTGAAGAACTGGGTACACGCATAATACGGTCAAACTAA
- a CDS encoding acetylornithine transaminase encodes MNKLTQAESAGTGTQDASTPTHKQSAIFPSYGRYDISLVKGKGSWVWDDKGNKYLDFTCGLAVTSLGHAPEKVGAKLKEQIDTLWHVSNLFHIPAQEKVATLLTDNSCADQVFFCNSGAEANEAAIKLARRYHQKVKGTGRYEVITFEQSFHGRTLATLTATGQQKVKEGFLPLPAGFKTVPLHDLPALEAAISENTAAIMLEMVLAEGGVLEVEPEFLNAVSELCKKHGLLLIVDEVQTGMGRTGKLFAYQHYGIEPDIFTLAKGIASGFPAGAMLGKGYLREAFTAGSHATTFGGTPLATAVMAATIETMLEDELPQRAAVMGEYLTGLLKEKLADLSFVLDIRGKGLLIGIECQSPVGDIVLAGQKQGLLFVTAGPNVIRLLPNLYVSKEEVDQAVDILSELIHTYAKKESGEASS; translated from the coding sequence ATGAATAAGCTTACGCAAGCAGAATCTGCTGGAACAGGTACTCAGGATGCATCGACACCTACACATAAACAAAGTGCTATTTTTCCTTCTTACGGCAGATATGATATTAGCTTGGTAAAAGGCAAAGGCAGCTGGGTTTGGGATGATAAGGGTAATAAATATCTGGATTTCACTTGCGGATTGGCGGTTACCAGTCTGGGTCACGCTCCGGAAAAAGTAGGTGCGAAGCTAAAAGAGCAAATTGATACCCTTTGGCATGTCTCGAACTTGTTCCATATTCCCGCACAGGAAAAGGTCGCCACACTACTTACGGATAATAGCTGTGCAGATCAAGTATTTTTCTGCAATAGTGGGGCTGAAGCGAATGAAGCAGCCATCAAGCTGGCCCGCCGTTACCATCAGAAGGTGAAAGGTACAGGCCGCTATGAAGTGATTACCTTTGAGCAGTCCTTCCACGGACGTACACTGGCTACCTTGACGGCTACTGGACAGCAGAAGGTTAAAGAAGGCTTCCTGCCGCTCCCTGCAGGCTTCAAAACGGTACCTCTGCATGATCTCCCTGCACTTGAAGCGGCTATTAGTGAGAATACCGCTGCGATCATGCTTGAAATGGTTTTGGCTGAAGGCGGCGTGCTGGAGGTTGAGCCTGAGTTCCTGAATGCTGTGTCTGAATTATGTAAAAAGCACGGACTGCTTCTGATCGTAGACGAAGTTCAGACCGGTATGGGACGTACGGGTAAGTTATTCGCCTATCAGCATTACGGCATTGAGCCTGATATTTTCACGCTGGCCAAAGGGATTGCAAGTGGATTTCCTGCTGGAGCGATGCTGGGCAAGGGTTATCTCCGTGAAGCGTTCACGGCTGGCAGCCACGCTACAACTTTTGGGGGAACACCACTAGCAACAGCGGTGATGGCTGCGACGATTGAGACGATGCTTGAGGATGAGCTGCCGCAGCGTGCGGCGGTAATGGGTGAATACTTGACGGGGCTTCTAAAAGAGAAGTTGGCGGATTTATCTTTTGTCCTGGATATTCGAGGTAAAGGACTGCTCATCGGGATCGAATGTCAGTCTCCGGTCGGTGATATTGTGTTGGCTGGACAAAAGCAGGGGTTGTTGTTCGTAACCGCCGGACCTAATGTTATTCGTCTGCTGCCGAACCTCTATGTTAGCAAAGAAGAGGTAGACCAGGCTGTGGACATCCTTTCCGAACTCATTCATACTTATGCTAAAAAAGAAAGCGGGGAAGCCAGTTCATGA
- the argF gene encoding ornithine carbamoyltransferase yields MSQGVQNDTQDIAQKLKGRDLLELNDYSAEEITYLIESAIELKRKQKNGEVYQPLKGKTIGLIFEKSSTRTRVSFEVGMFQLGGHALFLSKNDIQLGRGETVGDTAQVMSRYLDGIMIRTFGHDKVEDLARNASIPVINGLSDQAHPCQVLADYQTVYEHKGKLKGLKLAYIGDGNNMAHSLMIGGAKLGVHVSVAGPEGYEPDEAVVAEARKIAEETGAEIVVTRSPQDAVKDADVIYTDVWASMGFEAEQLAREAAFKDYQVNEELVKGAKSDYLFLHCLPAHREEEVSTGVIDGPNSVIFDQAENRLHAQKALMAALMG; encoded by the coding sequence ATGAGCCAAGGCGTGCAGAACGATACACAAGATATTGCCCAGAAGCTGAAGGGTCGCGATCTTCTGGAGTTGAACGATTACAGCGCAGAAGAAATCACATATCTTATCGAGTCAGCGATAGAGTTGAAGCGTAAGCAGAAGAACGGTGAGGTTTATCAGCCGCTGAAGGGAAAGACCATTGGTCTTATTTTTGAGAAATCATCCACACGTACACGCGTTTCGTTCGAAGTCGGTATGTTTCAACTTGGCGGACACGCGCTTTTCCTCAGCAAAAATGATATCCAGCTGGGACGCGGAGAAACCGTAGGAGACACGGCACAGGTAATGTCCCGTTATCTTGACGGTATAATGATCCGCACCTTTGGACATGACAAAGTTGAAGATCTGGCGCGTAATGCCTCTATTCCTGTAATCAACGGACTAAGCGATCAGGCACATCCGTGTCAGGTGCTGGCAGACTATCAGACGGTGTATGAGCATAAGGGGAAACTCAAGGGCCTGAAGCTTGCTTATATCGGAGACGGTAACAACATGGCCCATTCGCTTATGATTGGCGGCGCCAAGTTGGGCGTCCATGTATCTGTGGCAGGACCGGAAGGCTATGAGCCTGATGAAGCTGTTGTAGCAGAAGCACGCAAGATCGCCGAAGAGACCGGAGCAGAGATCGTAGTCACACGCAGTCCACAGGATGCAGTGAAGGATGCAGATGTAATCTACACTGACGTGTGGGCGAGCATGGGCTTCGAAGCGGAGCAGTTGGCGCGTGAGGCAGCTTTCAAGGACTATCAGGTCAACGAGGAGCTTGTAAAAGGCGCAAAGAGTGACTACTTATTCCTTCACTGCCTGCCGGCCCACCGCGAGGAAGAGGTCAGCACAGGCGTGATTGACGGACCGAACTCGGTTATTTTTGATCAGGCGGAGAACCGGCTGCATGCGCAAAAAGCGCTTATGGCTGCGTTGATGGGCTAA
- a CDS encoding argininosuccinate synthase, translating into MAKEKIVLAYSGGLDTSVILKWLKETYDAEIIAFTADIGQKEELDGLEEKALATGASKVYIDDLRDEFANDFIYPMFQSGALYEGQYLLGTSIARPLIAKRMVDIAIAEGATAIAHGATGKGNDQVRFELCAAALAPGIKVIAPWRLEEFRNQFPGRAEMIAYAEANGIPVQASAAKPYSMDRNLLHISYESGVLEDPWFDPSSDENKAMFLLSNSPEDAPDQSEYVELEFLKGDCVGLNGESLTPLQVMEKLNELGGKHGIGRVDMVENRFVGMKSRGVYETPGGTILFTAHRKMESITMDREVMNLRDSLITRYSTLVYNGFWFAPERLALQALVTESQQNVTGTVRLKLYKGNIIGAGVKSPVSLYNPEIATMEADPTQAYDQGDATGFIRLNALRLKVSAGVAESAK; encoded by the coding sequence ATGGCTAAAGAGAAAATTGTACTCGCCTATTCTGGCGGACTGGATACATCGGTCATACTGAAATGGTTGAAAGAAACCTATGATGCGGAGATTATTGCTTTCACTGCCGATATCGGACAGAAGGAAGAATTGGACGGCTTGGAGGAAAAAGCACTCGCTACCGGCGCATCAAAAGTGTATATCGATGACCTGCGCGACGAGTTCGCTAACGACTTCATCTACCCGATGTTCCAATCGGGTGCTTTGTATGAAGGCCAATACCTGCTCGGCACGAGTATCGCACGTCCGCTGATTGCGAAGCGGATGGTTGATATCGCTATTGCCGAAGGCGCAACAGCCATCGCGCACGGCGCGACAGGCAAAGGCAATGACCAAGTGCGGTTTGAGCTTTGCGCAGCAGCGCTGGCACCTGGCATCAAGGTTATTGCACCTTGGCGGCTGGAGGAGTTCCGTAATCAATTTCCGGGTCGTGCGGAAATGATCGCTTACGCGGAAGCCAATGGTATTCCGGTTCAGGCCTCTGCGGCTAAGCCGTATTCCATGGACCGGAACTTGCTGCACATCAGCTATGAGAGCGGTGTGCTGGAGGACCCTTGGTTCGATCCTAGCTCCGATGAGAACAAAGCCATGTTCCTGCTCAGCAACTCGCCTGAGGATGCTCCTGATCAATCCGAATATGTGGAGCTGGAGTTCCTGAAGGGTGACTGCGTGGGCTTGAACGGTGAATCTCTAACCCCGCTTCAGGTGATGGAGAAGTTGAATGAACTGGGCGGCAAACACGGTATCGGACGCGTGGATATGGTTGAGAACCGTTTTGTCGGCATGAAGAGCCGCGGCGTATATGAAACTCCGGGTGGTACGATTCTGTTCACCGCTCATCGCAAAATGGAGTCCATTACGATGGACCGCGAAGTAATGAATCTGCGCGACAGCCTGATCACTCGTTACAGCACATTGGTGTATAATGGCTTCTGGTTTGCTCCAGAACGTCTGGCGCTCCAAGCCCTTGTGACGGAAAGTCAGCAAAATGTCACCGGGACCGTACGCCTTAAACTTTACAAGGGCAACATCATCGGCGCTGGCGTAAAAAGTCCGGTCAGCTTGTACAATCCGGAGATTGCAACGATGGAAGCTGATCCTACCCAAGCGTATGACCAAGGTGATGCTACAGGTTTTATCCGTCTGAACGCACTGCGTCTTAAGGTTTCCGCCGGAGTCGCTGAATCTGCGAAATAA
- the argH gene encoding argininosuccinate lyase, giving the protein MSKLWGGRFTKGTNKLVEEYTASIGFDKALAEEDVQGSLAHVTMLGKCGILPQDDVETIKAGLNKVLEKVRAGEVVFSVADEDIHMNIEKQLIEEIGPVGGKLHTGRSRNDQVATDMHLYLRGRVVELVSLLHELQESLIVQAKDNLDTIIPGYTHLQRAQPILFAHHLLAYVSMFRRDAERLTDSYKRINVLPLGAGALAGTTFPIDRHFVAEQLGFDSVYENSLDAVSDRDFIVEFLANAALIMTHLSRLSEELVLWSSTEFSFVELDDAFCTGSSIMPQKKNPDVPELVRGKTGRVFGNLIGLLTVLKSLPLAYNKDMQEDKEGMFDTVATLTGALQLYAPMIATMKVNKGRMREAVNTDFSNATDIADFLVGKGLPFRQAHEVIGKTVLYCINEGKFLLDLTLEEFKQFSPLFDENIYAVLQPEAVVNARNVYGGTATVQVEAAIERAETALLEANKWVTNHVGAVL; this is encoded by the coding sequence GTGAGCAAGCTATGGGGCGGACGTTTTACCAAAGGGACTAATAAGTTGGTGGAGGAGTATACAGCTTCCATCGGATTCGATAAGGCTTTGGCCGAAGAGGATGTGCAGGGAAGCCTGGCGCATGTTACCATGCTGGGCAAGTGTGGAATTCTGCCACAGGATGATGTAGAGACTATCAAGGCCGGTTTGAACAAGGTACTGGAGAAGGTTCGAGCGGGAGAGGTTGTATTTTCCGTAGCGGATGAAGATATTCATATGAATATTGAAAAGCAGCTCATTGAAGAAATCGGACCGGTCGGGGGCAAATTGCATACGGGTCGCAGCCGGAATGACCAGGTGGCAACAGATATGCATCTTTATCTACGTGGCCGTGTGGTGGAACTGGTGAGTTTGCTGCATGAGCTGCAGGAATCTTTGATTGTGCAGGCTAAAGACAATCTAGATACCATAATCCCCGGTTATACACATTTGCAGCGGGCGCAGCCGATTCTATTCGCACATCATCTGCTCGCCTATGTGTCCATGTTCCGCCGCGATGCGGAGCGTCTGACCGATAGCTACAAGCGCATTAACGTGCTTCCTTTGGGAGCTGGAGCGCTTGCGGGTACTACTTTTCCGATTGATCGACATTTCGTAGCTGAACAGCTTGGTTTTGATAGTGTATACGAGAACAGCTTGGATGCCGTAAGTGACCGCGATTTCATTGTGGAGTTTCTGGCAAATGCAGCTCTTATTATGACTCATCTATCCCGGTTGAGCGAGGAACTTGTCTTGTGGAGCAGTACAGAATTCAGCTTTGTAGAGCTTGATGATGCGTTCTGCACAGGCAGCAGTATCATGCCGCAGAAGAAAAACCCGGATGTACCCGAGCTGGTTCGAGGCAAAACAGGGCGCGTGTTCGGTAATCTAATCGGCCTGCTTACGGTATTGAAGTCCCTGCCACTGGCATACAACAAAGACATGCAGGAAGATAAAGAAGGAATGTTCGATACCGTAGCCACATTGACGGGTGCGCTTCAGCTATATGCGCCAATGATCGCGACAATGAAAGTGAACAAGGGACGTATGCGTGAGGCAGTGAATACAGACTTTTCCAATGCAACAGATATTGCGGACTTCCTTGTGGGTAAAGGTCTACCGTTCCGTCAGGCACATGAGGTTATCGGTAAAACGGTGCTTTATTGTATCAACGAGGGCAAGTTCCTGCTTGACCTAACGCTGGAAGAGTTCAAGCAATTCTCACCGCTGTTCGATGAGAATATCTACGCTGTTCTGCAGCCGGAAGCGGTAGTGAACGCACGCAACGTCTATGGCGGTACCGCAACGGTTCAGGTTGAAGCCGCTATTGAGCGGGCTGAGACTGCTTTGCTTGAGGCTAACAAATGGGTGACGAACCATGTTGGGGCTGTACTTTAA
- a CDS encoding alpha/beta hydrolase, with protein sequence MALIECRFYSEVLGLSTSMTVILPQTTTTQIGMNNVNKGGLHPTLYLLHGLSDDDSIWLRRTSIERYVAEMGIAVVMPQVHRSFYTDMSVGGNYWTFISEELPKLAQSFFPLSPKREDNFVAGLSMGGYGAMKLGLRKPEAFCAAASLSGALDMAHHFMNWDDPKEKTKEYEMIFGTEDIAGTEDDLLWLLEQHHVSKGPKTALYQCCGTEDFLYADNIAFRDACRKTSLSLTYEEGPGEHEWGYWDTKIRDVLAWLPLPKGEKMAAAVLNPTQELEL encoded by the coding sequence ATGGCTTTGATAGAGTGTCGTTTTTACTCAGAAGTACTTGGACTTAGCACTTCAATGACCGTTATTTTGCCGCAAACCACCACTACGCAAATAGGGATGAACAATGTAAATAAAGGTGGGCTTCATCCTACGCTGTATTTGCTCCATGGTTTATCCGATGATGATTCAATATGGCTGCGCCGTACTTCCATAGAGCGGTATGTTGCTGAGATGGGAATTGCTGTAGTGATGCCTCAGGTTCACCGAAGCTTTTATACGGATATGAGTGTTGGAGGCAATTACTGGACCTTTATCAGCGAGGAACTGCCGAAGCTGGCTCAATCCTTTTTTCCGCTATCACCAAAACGTGAGGATAACTTCGTTGCAGGGTTGTCGATGGGCGGTTACGGGGCGATGAAGTTAGGTTTGCGTAAACCGGAGGCTTTTTGTGCGGCTGCAAGTCTGTCGGGAGCGCTTGATATGGCCCATCATTTCATGAACTGGGATGATCCGAAGGAAAAAACTAAAGAGTATGAGATGATCTTCGGTACAGAGGACATTGCTGGAACAGAGGATGATTTATTATGGCTACTGGAACAGCACCATGTCTCAAAAGGCCCCAAAACGGCGCTGTATCAATGCTGCGGCACAGAGGATTTCCTGTATGCGGATAACATCGCCTTCCGTGATGCCTGCCGTAAGACCTCATTATCCTTGACCTATGAAGAAGGACCGGGGGAGCATGAATGGGGCTATTGGGACACCAAAATCCGTGATGTGCTGGCTTGGCTGCCGCTACCTAAAGGTGAGAAAATGGCTGCTGCTGTATTAAACCCAACTCAGGAGCTCGAACTCTAA
- a CDS encoding prepilin-type N-terminal cleavage/methylation domain-containing protein has translation MHSNQKQEQGFTLIEVLASIVILSVVSLVLTAFFTQAMTYSKSNQNKTIMVNIARNALFYMEKQDFEKMETFFNAKSELSAAECTLTNCNDSAYLAAFSDGTALAYVLHPTVNNIEYTIDIKYQSKLVENKPQPTGTTVNQIDRLTIKKYLLPVKVAVKRAQSDGQPAYTVEVEGYINDEEIR, from the coding sequence TTGCATTCGAATCAGAAGCAGGAACAAGGATTTACTTTAATCGAAGTACTTGCGTCTATAGTCATATTATCTGTTGTTTCGCTGGTTCTTACGGCCTTTTTTACCCAAGCCATGACTTATTCAAAATCTAACCAAAATAAGACAATCATGGTCAATATCGCGCGCAATGCGCTGTTCTATATGGAGAAACAGGATTTTGAGAAGATGGAAACATTTTTTAACGCCAAATCAGAACTGTCTGCTGCCGAATGTACCTTGACTAATTGCAATGATTCAGCCTATCTCGCTGCTTTCTCCGATGGGACTGCCCTAGCCTATGTACTGCATCCAACCGTAAACAATATTGAATACACTATAGATATAAAATACCAGTCTAAATTAGTAGAAAATAAGCCACAGCCTACAGGAACAACCGTCAATCAAATTGATCGATTAACAATCAAAAAGTATCTATTACCGGTTAAGGTGGCAGTCAAACGCGCGCAAAGCGATGGACAACCTGCGTATACCGTGGAAGTGGAGGGTTACATAAATGATGAGGAAATTCGTTGA
- a CDS encoding PulJ/GspJ family protein, with protein MMRKFVERGKSEQGFTLIELIAALTLFTMVAGLISGVTMFGFRSYHKITVENALRDEADIIMSSIITELYTYGPEQVRITSGGIELLKTGSPSHSIEVLGEDIIVNGKSTGAAAGSALALRSTMTGSRISATRSDGRASSVNAVFDSGLIQIELVLAYDGNNEDKMELESQFGF; from the coding sequence ATGATGAGGAAATTCGTTGAGCGGGGCAAATCCGAGCAAGGTTTTACTTTAATTGAACTCATTGCAGCATTGACTCTTTTCACTATGGTAGCGGGTCTAATCTCTGGAGTGACGATGTTCGGTTTTCGCAGCTATCATAAAATCACAGTAGAGAATGCCTTGCGGGATGAAGCTGATATTATTATGTCCTCAATAATAACGGAATTGTATACGTATGGTCCTGAACAGGTGAGAATTACCAGTGGGGGGATTGAACTTCTCAAGACAGGCAGCCCTTCTCATAGTATTGAAGTTTTAGGAGAGGACATTATAGTTAACGGGAAGAGTACGGGAGCTGCGGCTGGGTCAGCACTTGCTCTTCGTTCAACAATGACCGGCTCACGAATTTCAGCTACACGGTCAGATGGCAGAGCTTCCAGTGTGAACGCTGTGTTTGATTCGGGATTGATCCAGATTGAACTGGTATTAGCTTATGACGGTAATAACGAAGACAAGATGGAACTGGAAAGCCAATTCGGATTTTAG
- a CDS encoding pilus assembly PilX family protein, producing the protein MLRRINNRRPDSKTGRQHKYFHSEEGSALVLVMFIVLLLTILGVAVLSAAIGGAERTETRENDVQSLHLAEKGLNEATAYIQSQLEGLTDLDPNKLDEVLTKLNQQGLGVTTEMGTNSSGTIEEIKYSGKQPENPNKLTREYYINVTASAMVNGVKRTLKQQIVIDSYPEYLKYAFGSNKTLTLNGAPHLMGNIYAGEKLIVSNTAKYTYKGNPNLSKLTQFPKVMVNESATGSALDIGSGEVHVQSLDSIVYSKDGQKEENVATSSDVEQTLKDILGIEMEKVKIKEQKKFVQINVEESFFEKMVQGFSTSSVTTSFIRSEYSNNHLGDWLKTLTAKTLIRTLSQSTPPVKPEQQTNEASDDYLQRLDQYKIDLLSYHNTFINLTDSVMVEGNLLIDGLDYRGIMYNELAKKGTDVLAPKWLIINGDLVIDNNKTDFLPVSGNILVLGNVKIKGNVAFDSTMFVLRETTVEDAVIKGLGESGNTKELVLISKGHVLINRIDAFTNADPSEMEAFFYTDSSGDLYGVGSIFWLNGGFFAKGDLTLNAALGNVTEPDAAGFPLNFSDQQQQGVRERFKITYNHQIYSHQQSSLPRVKKVNISVGPLELVSSTP; encoded by the coding sequence ATGCTGCGCCGGATAAACAACAGGAGACCAGATAGCAAAACAGGTCGACAACACAAATATTTTCACTCAGAGGAAGGTTCTGCACTCGTACTGGTCATGTTTATTGTTCTTTTGCTTACTATACTTGGTGTAGCAGTACTTAGTGCTGCAATAGGCGGAGCGGAGCGTACCGAAACTAGAGAGAATGATGTGCAAAGTCTACACTTGGCTGAGAAAGGTTTGAATGAAGCCACTGCCTATATTCAGTCTCAGTTGGAAGGACTAACCGATCTTGATCCTAACAAACTGGATGAGGTATTAACGAAACTTAATCAACAGGGTTTAGGTGTCACTACCGAAATGGGTACGAACAGCAGCGGTACGATTGAAGAAATTAAGTATAGCGGTAAGCAGCCGGAGAATCCCAACAAGCTCACAAGAGAGTACTATATTAATGTTACGGCCTCGGCAATGGTAAATGGAGTCAAAAGAACGCTGAAGCAGCAGATTGTCATCGACAGTTATCCTGAATATCTAAAATATGCTTTTGGATCCAATAAAACTTTGACATTAAATGGCGCCCCTCACCTCATGGGAAATATATATGCCGGTGAGAAGTTGATCGTTAGCAATACGGCAAAGTATACCTATAAGGGAAATCCTAATCTGTCGAAACTCACACAGTTTCCTAAAGTTATGGTGAATGAGTCAGCAACCGGAAGTGCATTAGACATCGGCTCCGGGGAGGTACATGTGCAGTCTTTAGATAGCATTGTTTACTCGAAGGATGGGCAGAAGGAAGAGAATGTTGCAACCAGCTCGGATGTGGAGCAGACCTTAAAGGACATCCTTGGAATTGAGATGGAGAAGGTAAAGATCAAGGAACAGAAAAAGTTTGTACAGATTAATGTAGAAGAATCTTTTTTCGAAAAAATGGTCCAAGGCTTCAGTACCTCATCTGTAACTACCAGCTTCATTCGTAGTGAATATAGTAATAATCATCTGGGTGACTGGCTGAAAACACTAACTGCTAAGACTTTAATACGAACGCTTTCACAAAGCACACCGCCGGTTAAGCCCGAACAGCAGACCAATGAGGCATCAGATGACTACTTGCAAAGGTTGGACCAGTACAAAATCGATCTCTTGAGCTACCATAATACATTTATAAATCTCACAGATTCTGTTATGGTGGAAGGCAACCTCCTAATAGATGGTCTTGACTACCGGGGCATCATGTACAACGAATTAGCTAAAAAGGGAACAGACGTGTTGGCTCCTAAATGGCTCATCATCAATGGGGACTTAGTCATCGATAATAATAAAACGGATTTTCTACCGGTTTCCGGAAATATCCTTGTATTGGGAAATGTTAAGATTAAAGGTAATGTAGCCTTTGACTCCACCATGTTTGTGCTTCGTGAAACAACCGTGGAGGATGCTGTAATTAAGGGGCTTGGAGAGAGTGGAAATACCAAAGAATTGGTATTGATCTCCAAGGGGCATGTTCTGATTAACCGGATTGACGCTTTCACTAATGCAGACCCGAGCGAAATGGAAGCTTTCTTCTATACAGACAGCAGCGGAGATTTATATGGTGTGGGATCTATCTTCTGGCTTAATGGCGGGTTCTTTGCTAAAGGGGATCTTACGTTAAATGCAGCTCTAGGAAATGTAACCGAGCCGGATGCAGCTGGATTTCCTTTGAATTTCAGTGATCAGCAGCAGCAAGGAGTGAGAGAAAGGTTCAAGATTACCTACAATCATCAGATCTACAGTCATCAGCAGTCCAGCTTACCTCGTGTGAAGAAAGTGAATATCTCCGTGGGGCCTTTGGAATTAGTAAGTTCGACACCATAA